From the Anaerobaca lacustris genome, one window contains:
- a CDS encoding HesA/MoeB/ThiF family protein, with translation MSLTESQLERYARNIRLEPIGRAGQEKLLACRVLIVGVGGLGSPAALYLAAAGVGTIGLLDGDAVDLSNLQRQIAHGTADVGTRKVVSAREAIAAINPDVTVRTYDRWATAESLAEIIEGYDFAIDAVDDPATKFLINDACCARRVPFCHAGILEFEGQLMTVLPGKTACCRCVFGGPPSVGATHASPSPSRAGVLGVVPGVIGTLQATEAIKTLLGLGDLLTDCLLTYDALTMHFRKVPVPRNPHCPACGPLVPD, from the coding sequence GTGTCACTGACCGAATCGCAACTCGAACGCTACGCTCGCAACATCCGGCTCGAGCCGATCGGGCGGGCCGGCCAAGAGAAATTGCTCGCTTGCCGCGTGCTGATCGTCGGGGTCGGCGGGCTTGGCTCGCCGGCGGCCCTGTACCTGGCGGCCGCCGGCGTCGGAACGATCGGCCTGCTCGACGGCGACGCGGTGGATCTGAGCAACCTCCAGAGGCAGATCGCTCACGGCACCGCCGACGTGGGCACCAGAAAGGTCGTCTCGGCCCGCGAGGCGATTGCGGCGATCAATCCGGACGTGACCGTGCGGACCTACGACCGATGGGCGACCGCCGAGAGCCTCGCCGAGATTATCGAGGGTTACGATTTCGCCATCGACGCGGTGGACGATCCCGCGACCAAATTCCTGATCAACGACGCCTGTTGCGCCCGGCGGGTGCCCTTCTGCCACGCGGGCATCCTGGAATTCGAAGGGCAACTGATGACAGTCCTGCCGGGCAAGACCGCCTGCTGTCGCTGCGTCTTCGGCGGACCACCTTCCGTAGGGGCAACGCATGCGTCGCCCTCGCCAAGCCGGGCGGGTGTCCTCGGCGTCGTTCCCGGCGTCATTGGAACGCTCCAGGCTACCGAAGCCATCAAGACCCTCCTCGGCCTCGGCGATCTGCTGACCGATTGCCTGCTGACCTACGACGCCCTGACGATGCACTTCCGCAAAGTCCCCGTCCCCCGCAACCCCCACTGCCCGGCGTGCGGTCCGCTCGTACCGGATTGA
- a CDS encoding protein arginine kinase: MKLSDISNDINDWFSGSGPLADIVVSSRIRLARNLAGHRFLHSCPAEEKSEILERLKAVVVSLDLGDEAFYFSVDQAPVLSRNFLVERHLISRHHAMAKGPRGVVIARREFFTAMINEEDHLRLQVLKPGCQLSACLDQIDRIDDEIEKQVDYAFNPRFGYLTACPTNLGTGIRVSVMLHMPALKMTGQIEKFLAAAKDMNLAVRGLFGEGSEATSDLYQISNQVTLGVSERSIVSDFEGAIIPEMVEYEKIARRQLLAKQVDILDDKISRATALLQNAHLISSQEALSLLSHLRLGLNMREHMQASTPAIDRLCALKGRTEAADPDGGLSIRTINRLFMLTLPAHLQLNYGKSLDAVHRDALRAKIIRQALHQPTQGS, encoded by the coding sequence ATGAAACTCAGCGATATCAGCAACGACATCAACGACTGGTTCAGCGGGTCCGGGCCGTTGGCGGACATCGTCGTCTCGTCACGCATCCGCCTGGCGCGGAACCTGGCGGGGCACCGGTTCCTGCATAGCTGCCCGGCCGAGGAGAAGTCCGAGATTCTCGAACGGCTCAAGGCCGTGGTCGTTTCGTTGGATCTCGGCGATGAAGCCTTCTATTTCAGCGTCGATCAGGCGCCGGTTCTGAGCCGGAATTTCCTGGTCGAGCGTCATCTGATCAGCCGGCACCACGCGATGGCGAAGGGGCCGCGAGGGGTGGTTATCGCTCGCCGGGAGTTCTTTACGGCGATGATCAACGAAGAAGACCACCTCCGGCTCCAGGTGCTCAAGCCTGGGTGCCAGCTTTCGGCGTGCCTCGACCAAATCGACCGCATCGACGATGAGATCGAGAAACAAGTGGACTACGCGTTCAATCCGCGTTTCGGCTATCTGACCGCCTGCCCGACGAACCTGGGCACAGGGATTCGCGTCTCCGTGATGCTGCACATGCCCGCGCTGAAGATGACCGGGCAGATCGAGAAGTTCCTTGCGGCGGCCAAAGACATGAACCTGGCGGTGCGCGGCCTCTTCGGCGAGGGCAGCGAGGCGACGAGCGACCTGTACCAGATCTCGAACCAGGTGACGCTCGGCGTCAGCGAGCGGTCGATCGTGTCCGACTTCGAGGGCGCGATCATCCCGGAGATGGTCGAATACGAGAAGATCGCCCGCCGGCAACTGCTGGCCAAGCAGGTGGACATCCTCGACGACAAGATCTCACGGGCGACGGCGCTGCTCCAGAACGCCCATCTGATCAGCTCGCAGGAGGCGTTGTCTCTGTTGAGCCACCTGCGGCTTGGATTGAACATGCGCGAGCACATGCAGGCCTCGACGCCCGCGATCGATCGGCTCTGCGCTCTGAAGGGCCGGACTGAGGCGGCCGACCCCGACGGCGGCCTGTCCATCCGAACGATCAACCGCCTGTTCATGTTGACCCTGCCGGCGCATCTGCAACTGAACTATGGCAAATCGCTCGATGCCGTGCACCGCGACGCCCTGCGGGCCAAGATCATCCGCCAGGCCCTGCACCAGCCTACGCAGGGGTCGTAG
- a CDS encoding arylsulfatase encodes MRSRRTFLKDVGLAVVAAGALSRNGRSAETPLRPNIIYILADDLGYGDLGCYGQRKIQTPCLDRMAREGMRFTQHYAGSTVCAPSRCALMTGRHTGHCTVRGNVDVLIGPDEPTVGKALRQAGYATGCIGKWGIGHPPPPDDPARNGFDHFFGYLSMWHAHNFYPEFLWRNAEKVPLRNVVQRPARFYKAGQETLVGLAREKVEYSHDLFATEALRFIAERPSPFFLFLSYTIPHANNEARLFGSHGMEVPDYGPYENEDWPDPEKGKAAMITRLDGDVGRLLDELKRRGLDHNTLVIFTSDNGPHKEGGIDPAFFNSSGPLRGIKRDLYEGGIRVPMIARWPGRIEAGTVCDHLSAFWDMFPTFAELAGVDVPGTCDGISLVPALLGKEQPRHRHLYWEFHEGRSKQAVRMGKWKAVRLGPSRPIELYDMETDIGERHNVADGHPAVVARAKSILAQVRTDERRWPLNDGNV; translated from the coding sequence ATGCGGTCACGAAGGACATTCCTGAAAGATGTGGGGCTGGCCGTAGTTGCGGCCGGTGCCCTGTCACGGAACGGTCGTTCCGCCGAGACGCCGCTGCGACCCAATATCATCTACATTCTGGCCGACGACCTGGGTTACGGCGACCTGGGCTGCTATGGACAACGGAAGATCCAGACGCCTTGCCTTGATCGAATGGCGCGCGAGGGAATGCGCTTCACGCAACACTACGCCGGCAGCACCGTTTGCGCCCCATCGCGATGCGCCTTGATGACGGGCCGGCACACGGGACATTGCACTGTACGGGGCAACGTCGACGTCCTCATCGGGCCTGACGAGCCGACGGTCGGTAAGGCCCTCCGGCAGGCAGGCTATGCGACGGGATGCATCGGCAAGTGGGGCATCGGACATCCGCCCCCGCCGGACGACCCGGCCAGGAACGGCTTTGACCACTTCTTCGGCTACCTCAGCATGTGGCACGCCCACAATTTCTATCCGGAGTTCCTCTGGCGAAACGCCGAGAAGGTCCCACTGCGAAACGTCGTCCAGCGCCCGGCGCGATTCTACAAGGCCGGTCAGGAGACCTTGGTCGGCCTGGCCCGTGAGAAGGTCGAGTACTCCCATGATTTGTTCGCGACGGAGGCCCTCAGGTTCATCGCCGAACGGCCCAGTCCCTTCTTCCTGTTCTTGTCCTACACCATTCCCCACGCCAACAACGAGGCGAGGTTGTTCGGCTCGCACGGCATGGAGGTCCCTGACTATGGTCCGTATGAGAACGAAGACTGGCCCGATCCGGAAAAGGGCAAGGCGGCCATGATCACCCGGCTCGACGGCGATGTCGGTCGGCTTCTCGATGAACTCAAGAGAAGGGGCCTCGATCACAATACCCTCGTGATCTTCACCAGCGACAACGGTCCGCACAAGGAAGGCGGTATTGACCCGGCGTTCTTCAACAGCAGCGGTCCGCTCAGGGGCATCAAGCGGGATCTGTACGAAGGCGGGATCCGGGTGCCGATGATCGCGCGCTGGCCAGGTCGCATCGAGGCCGGCACCGTCTGCGACCATCTCTCGGCGTTCTGGGATATGTTTCCCACGTTTGCCGAATTGGCCGGTGTCGACGTTCCCGGCACATGCGACGGCATTTCTCTGGTCCCGGCCCTCCTGGGCAAAGAACAACCCCGGCACCGCCATCTCTATTGGGAATTCCATGAGGGACGCTCCAAGCAGGCGGTTCGCATGGGCAAGTGGAAGGCGGTCCGTTTGGGCCCATCGCGTCCGATTGAGCTGTATGACATGGAAACGGACATAGGCGAGCGGCACAACGTCGCCGATGGGCACCCGGCGGTGGTGGCCCGGGCGAAGTCGATCCTGGCTCAGGTACGGACCGATGAGCGCCGCTGGCCGCTGAACGACGGGAACGTGTGA
- a CDS encoding UvrB/UvrC motif-containing protein, which translates to MQCQICNKRTATIHLTEISEGVRNEMHICEQCAAEQGIAAQSQMSINELLSNLLASQPSDEELLGGADEVSACPNCGFTLDRLRKDGTLGCPHDYEVFQHSLLPLIQHAHNGRSTHCGKVPSKVPCETKKLVELSSLRQELEQAVRDEDYERAAELRDRMKQQE; encoded by the coding sequence ATGCAGTGCCAGATTTGTAACAAGCGAACGGCGACCATCCACCTGACCGAGATCAGCGAAGGCGTGCGCAACGAGATGCACATCTGCGAGCAGTGCGCCGCCGAGCAGGGGATTGCGGCCCAAAGCCAGATGTCGATCAACGAGTTGCTCAGCAACCTGCTCGCCTCGCAGCCTTCGGACGAGGAGTTGCTGGGCGGGGCCGACGAGGTCTCGGCCTGTCCCAACTGCGGCTTCACGCTGGATCGCCTTCGCAAGGATGGAACGCTCGGCTGTCCGCACGACTACGAGGTCTTCCAGCATTCGCTGCTGCCGCTGATCCAGCACGCGCACAACGGCCGTTCGACCCACTGCGGCAAGGTGCCGTCGAAGGTGCCGTGTGAGACGAAGAAGCTGGTGGAGCTTTCGAGCCTTCGGCAGGAACTGGAGCAGGCGGTTCGCGATGAGGACTACGAGCGTGCCGCCGAGTTGCGCGATCGGATGAAGCAGCAGGAATAG
- a CDS encoding radical SAM protein: MINISKLYCGQITPGDWLRYGKKGSGERQGEAVPAKASQRRPIVVWNITRMCNLQCVHCYNDSGPDKDCDELSTGQAKAVIDDLAEFGVPSVLFSGGEPLMRNDLFELIEHTVGRGLRAVISTNGTLISSDVARNIQRLGVSYVGISLDGIGPVNDRFRGVIGAFDRAVKGIRHCMEAGVRVGLRLTLTRRNVQDLEGLFDFFEAEGIERVCFYHLVPSGRGAAMIGDDLSHAECREAIDRILAKARSFKQAGRKTDILTVDNHVDGVYLYRKLLAEGDGRAEEVWKLLTWNGGGLYSSGVGIGCIDYEGRVHPDQFWWRYDLGSVRERPFSEIWMDPDESLLKGLRDRRSYIKGRCRLCKFFDACGGSLRVRADAHFGDPWAPDPACYLSDDEIGLGRAGRQELIDTGEVFKMPS; the protein is encoded by the coding sequence ATGATCAATATCAGCAAGCTCTATTGCGGTCAGATCACGCCGGGAGACTGGCTCCGCTATGGCAAGAAGGGTTCGGGTGAACGGCAGGGCGAGGCGGTCCCGGCCAAGGCCTCGCAACGCCGTCCGATTGTCGTCTGGAATATCACCCGGATGTGCAACCTCCAGTGCGTCCATTGCTACAATGACAGCGGACCGGACAAGGATTGCGATGAACTGTCCACCGGCCAGGCCAAGGCGGTCATCGACGATCTGGCCGAATTCGGAGTGCCGTCAGTCCTTTTTTCCGGCGGCGAACCCCTGATGCGGAACGATTTGTTCGAGCTGATCGAGCACACTGTCGGTCGGGGGCTGCGAGCGGTCATCTCGACGAACGGCACACTGATTTCGTCCGATGTGGCGCGGAACATCCAGCGGCTGGGTGTTTCGTATGTCGGGATCAGTCTCGATGGCATCGGGCCGGTCAACGACCGGTTCCGGGGCGTCATCGGGGCGTTCGACCGCGCCGTCAAGGGCATTCGGCATTGCATGGAGGCCGGCGTGCGTGTCGGGTTGCGTCTGACGCTGACCCGCAGAAACGTGCAAGACCTGGAAGGGCTGTTCGATTTCTTCGAGGCCGAGGGCATCGAACGCGTGTGCTTCTACCATCTGGTGCCCAGCGGTCGCGGCGCCGCGATGATTGGAGACGACTTGTCGCATGCCGAATGTCGCGAAGCGATCGATCGCATTCTTGCCAAGGCCCGTTCCTTCAAGCAGGCCGGGCGCAAGACGGACATTCTGACGGTGGACAACCATGTCGATGGCGTCTATCTCTACCGGAAGCTGCTGGCCGAAGGCGATGGCCGGGCCGAGGAGGTCTGGAAGCTGCTCACCTGGAATGGCGGCGGCCTCTACAGCAGCGGGGTCGGTATCGGATGCATCGACTACGAAGGCCGCGTCCACCCGGACCAGTTCTGGTGGCGATACGACCTGGGCAGCGTTCGCGAACGGCCGTTCAGCGAGATCTGGATGGACCCGGACGAGTCACTGCTGAAGGGACTGCGGGACCGCCGGTCATATATCAAAGGTCGATGCCGACTGTGCAAGTTCTTCGACGCCTGCGGCGGAAGCCTTCGCGTGCGGGCCGACGCCCATTTCGGCGATCCGTGGGCGCCCGATCCGGCTTGTTATCTCAGCGACGACGAAATCGGCCTCGGCCGGGCGGGTCGGCAGGAATTGATCGACACCGGCGAAGTGTTCAAGATGCCTTCGTAG
- a CDS encoding Gfo/Idh/MocA family protein yields the protein MARTTIVVLMLLVCFALPALAVGRTSSHDEASGDARPTFRLGLIGLDTSHVTAFTKILNDPANDWSCRVVAGYPGGSPDIPSSANRVEGYTQQLREEFGVEIVESIEELCRKVDGVLLESVDGRPHLAQARPVIAAKKPLFIDKPMAGSLADVIEIFRLAKENNVPCWSSSSLRFGPGVLGMRNNDQIGEVRGCDAFSPCSLEEHHPDLYWYGVHGVEILFTIMGPGCESVQRLQTDGYEFVVGKWKDGRIGTYRGLKSPKQDYGAMVFGSKGIARSGGYEGYGHLVKEIVRFFETGHIPVSAEETIEIFAFMTAADESNAQGGCPVTLASVLEKARKR from the coding sequence ATGGCTCGTACGACGATCGTGGTTCTGATGTTGCTGGTTTGTTTCGCTCTGCCCGCTCTTGCTGTAGGTCGTACGTCCTCGCACGACGAGGCGAGCGGGGACGCTCGCCCCACGTTTCGCCTTGGGTTGATTGGGCTCGACACATCGCATGTCACCGCCTTCACGAAGATCCTGAACGATCCGGCCAACGACTGGAGTTGCCGGGTCGTCGCCGGGTATCCAGGCGGATCGCCGGACATCCCGTCGTCGGCGAACCGGGTCGAGGGCTACACGCAACAGCTCCGGGAAGAATTCGGCGTGGAGATCGTCGAGAGCATCGAGGAGCTATGCCGCAAGGTGGATGGCGTGCTGCTGGAGAGCGTGGACGGCCGGCCGCACCTGGCACAGGCCAGGCCGGTGATCGCTGCGAAGAAGCCCCTCTTCATCGACAAGCCCATGGCCGGCAGTCTGGCCGACGTGATCGAGATCTTCCGGCTGGCCAAAGAGAACAATGTCCCCTGCTGGTCCAGTTCGTCGCTGCGGTTCGGGCCCGGCGTGCTCGGCATGCGGAACAACGACCAGATCGGCGAGGTTCGCGGCTGCGACGCGTTCAGTCCATGCAGCCTCGAAGAGCATCACCCCGACCTCTACTGGTACGGCGTTCACGGCGTCGAGATTCTGTTCACGATCATGGGGCCCGGCTGCGAGTCCGTCCAGCGCCTCCAGACCGACGGCTATGAATTCGTCGTCGGCAAGTGGAAGGACGGGCGGATCGGCACCTATCGCGGGCTCAAGAGCCCCAAGCAGGACTACGGTGCGATGGTTTTCGGGAGCAAGGGCATCGCCCGCAGCGGCGGATACGAAGGCTACGGGCACCTGGTCAAGGAGATCGTGAGGTTCTTCGAGACGGGCCACATCCCCGTGTCCGCCGAGGAGACCATCGAAATCTTCGCCTTCATGACCGCCGCCGACGAATCCAACGCTCAGGGCGGCTGCCCCGTCACCCTCGCCTCCGTCCTCGAAAAAGCCAGGAAGAGGTAG
- a CDS encoding Gfo/Idh/MocA family protein — protein sequence MKERTRRQFLRESMFSTAAVMAAPMIGAARAQNTGANDKLLCAVVGCKGRGGSHISAFSDRKDCEIAYIVDIDEKVAQNCCNALEKKTGKRPKWVKDMREAFDDKSLDIVSTATPNHWHALCGVWAMQAGKDVYIEKPISYDVAEGAALVAAAKKYKRMCQVGTQCRSNPAIQNAMKFLADGGIGEVSFARGLCYKRRGSIGALGDYEIPGEVDFNLWSGPAPYTSPKLTRPRFHYDWHWQRLYGNGDSGNQGPHQTDIARWGLGINRHPNSVIAYGGRLGYQAERNDPAYVDAGDTANTEIAIYDYGDKCMVFETRGLSVDNAADMEINTMFDSVKGNKIGVIFYGTDGYLLQRTYSHCVVFDLKGEVIKEFKGGGDHYDNFVRAVRSRRAQDLNSDAFQGHLSAALAHLANISYYLGEENRVSIGEAKAVLEKIKSRDNNILTLNRTLRHLTDNGVDLDKYPISMGPMLQFDPKKEVFTNNAAANAMLRREYRSPFVCPTPDNV from the coding sequence ATGAAAGAGCGAACGCGACGACAGTTTTTGCGGGAATCGATGTTCAGCACAGCAGCCGTGATGGCCGCACCGATGATCGGCGCCGCCCGGGCGCAGAACACCGGGGCCAACGACAAGCTCCTGTGCGCCGTGGTCGGCTGCAAGGGTCGCGGCGGCAGCCATATCAGCGCCTTCTCGGACCGCAAGGACTGCGAGATCGCTTACATCGTCGATATTGATGAGAAGGTCGCCCAGAACTGCTGCAATGCCCTGGAGAAGAAGACGGGCAAGCGGCCCAAGTGGGTCAAGGACATGCGTGAGGCCTTCGACGACAAGTCGCTCGACATCGTCTCGACGGCGACGCCGAACCACTGGCACGCGCTGTGCGGCGTCTGGGCGATGCAGGCGGGCAAGGACGTCTACATCGAAAAACCCATCAGCTACGACGTTGCGGAGGGAGCGGCGCTGGTGGCCGCGGCGAAGAAGTACAAACGCATGTGCCAGGTGGGCACGCAGTGCCGCTCGAATCCGGCGATCCAGAATGCGATGAAGTTTCTCGCCGATGGCGGCATCGGCGAGGTCAGCTTCGCCCGGGGGCTGTGCTACAAACGACGCGGCTCGATCGGCGCGCTCGGCGACTACGAGATCCCCGGCGAGGTGGACTTCAATCTCTGGAGCGGGCCGGCCCCCTACACCTCGCCCAAACTGACCCGTCCGCGCTTCCATTATGACTGGCACTGGCAGCGGCTCTATGGCAACGGCGACTCGGGCAACCAGGGCCCGCACCAGACCGACATTGCCCGCTGGGGGCTCGGCATCAATCGGCATCCAAATAGTGTGATCGCTTACGGCGGCCGCCTCGGCTACCAGGCCGAGCGCAACGATCCCGCCTATGTCGATGCGGGCGACACGGCCAACACCGAGATCGCCATCTATGATTATGGTGACAAGTGCATGGTCTTCGAGACGCGAGGCCTGTCCGTGGACAACGCGGCCGACATGGAAATCAACACCATGTTCGATAGCGTCAAGGGCAACAAAATCGGCGTGATCTTCTACGGGACCGACGGCTATCTCCTCCAGCGGACCTATTCGCACTGCGTTGTCTTCGACCTCAAGGGCGAAGTCATCAAAGAGTTCAAAGGCGGCGGCGACCACTACGATAACTTCGTCCGGGCCGTCCGCAGCCGGCGTGCGCAGGACCTCAACTCCGATGCCTTCCAGGGTCATCTTTCGGCGGCGCTGGCGCATCTGGCCAACATCAGCTATTACCTGGGCGAAGAGAACCGGGTGTCGATCGGTGAGGCGAAGGCCGTGCTCGAGAAGATCAAGAGCCGCGACAACAACATCCTGACGCTCAACCGGACGCTCCGCCATCTGACCGACAACGGCGTCGATCTCGACAAGTATCCGATCTCGATGGGGCCGATGCTCCAGTTCGATCCGAAGAAGGAGGTCTTCACGAACAACGCCGCAGCCAACGCGATGCTGCGCCGTGAATACCGCTCCCCCTTCGTGTGCCCGACCCCCGACAACGTGTAA
- a CDS encoding ankyrin repeat domain-containing protein, with product MRYAAGLLICMAPVFVDGCRRDAGQSEMTLREAIEAGDLDRVSVLLAKGTDINAAVKGPYTPLMLAIVEGQADVAELLITEGADVNASTQNGIGALHMAAEKGLLRLAERLIAAGAELDAMSGLGWMPLHYALNYDHVDVARVLVAHGCDVNAKDSIGATPLCRAPFCHDKVIVELLIAKGADCNAGANSGNTPLTSAVKAGEPDIVELLIANGADVNAEPDSDWTPLHWAALEGHGEVARILVAHGADINARGWRDVTPLHNAVRPDGDAVVELLLAKGADPNAKDALGRTPLHETAGWGVVHQAQLLIDHGADVNAKDDQGKTPLHIAATIGDTPVATRLVDSGADLDATDATGKAALHYAVLIPESPARNALVCLLVGKGADVNAQTPLGWTPLHYAAREGSAETVATLLDNGADSQAEAASGQTPLSLATGRRHTDVVELLTRRTSRPMETMPIP from the coding sequence ATGCGATACGCGGCGGGTTTGCTGATCTGCATGGCCCCGGTCTTCGTCGACGGATGCAGGCGGGACGCGGGTCAGAGCGAAATGACACTTCGGGAAGCCATTGAGGCAGGCGATCTCGATCGAGTGAGCGTGCTGCTTGCTAAGGGCACCGATATCAACGCAGCGGTCAAGGGGCCGTACACTCCCCTGATGTTGGCCATAGTCGAAGGACAGGCGGACGTGGCGGAGCTTCTCATTACCGAGGGGGCAGACGTCAACGCATCTACTCAAAACGGCATAGGGGCATTGCACATGGCAGCCGAGAAGGGCCTTCTCCGCTTGGCCGAGCGATTGATTGCAGCGGGCGCAGAACTCGATGCCATGTCGGGTCTTGGCTGGATGCCTTTGCACTATGCCCTTAACTACGACCACGTCGATGTGGCAAGGGTGCTTGTAGCTCACGGCTGCGACGTCAACGCAAAGGACAGTATTGGTGCGACACCGCTGTGCCGCGCACCTTTCTGCCACGACAAAGTGATTGTCGAACTCCTGATCGCCAAGGGCGCCGACTGCAATGCTGGGGCCAACTCTGGGAACACCCCCTTAACCAGCGCTGTCAAGGCTGGTGAGCCGGACATCGTTGAGCTGCTGATTGCGAATGGCGCCGATGTCAATGCAGAGCCTGACAGCGATTGGACGCCTCTCCACTGGGCGGCACTCGAAGGTCATGGAGAAGTGGCTCGGATTCTCGTAGCCCACGGTGCCGACATCAATGCCAGAGGATGGCGTGACGTCACACCGCTCCATAACGCGGTCCGACCGGATGGCGACGCAGTGGTTGAGTTGCTTCTGGCCAAGGGTGCCGACCCCAACGCGAAGGACGCGCTGGGTCGGACGCCACTACACGAAACCGCAGGCTGGGGCGTGGTCCATCAGGCGCAGCTCCTGATCGACCACGGCGCCGATGTCAATGCCAAGGATGATCAAGGCAAGACCCCGCTACACATTGCAGCGACGATTGGTGATACACCGGTGGCCACTCGACTCGTCGATAGCGGCGCCGATCTTGACGCGACGGACGCGACGGGCAAGGCGGCTCTGCATTACGCCGTCTTGATTCCGGAGTCACCTGCGCGGAATGCTCTGGTCTGCTTGCTCGTCGGCAAGGGCGCCGATGTCAACGCCCAGACCCCGTTGGGCTGGACTCCGTTGCACTACGCGGCGCGAGAGGGTTCTGCCGAAACCGTCGCAACGCTACTGGACAACGGCGCAGATAGCCAAGCCGAGGCAGCCTCCGGCCAGACCCCCTTGAGCCTTGCCACGGGTCGCCGCCACACGGACGTCGTTGAACTACTCACGCGCAGGACCTCAAGACCGATGGAGACTATGCCCATCCCATAG
- a CDS encoding ubiquinol-cytochrome c reductase iron-sulfur subunit produces the protein MDHKDISRRDVLRYGAAIGAATACAGCIPGGSRKADVVAEPQAGTLLLSEAESAGLTEPDSSLLVSVEGEREKILVIHTRGVLHAVSSRCTHLGCDVLYDRDAAMIVCPCHKSQYALDGSNLTGPAKQPLRRYIAIRRQGRVVVTL, from the coding sequence ATGGATCATAAGGATATCTCACGCCGGGATGTGCTTCGCTATGGCGCCGCCATCGGCGCGGCGACCGCCTGTGCCGGCTGTATCCCGGGCGGCTCCAGAAAGGCCGATGTCGTCGCCGAGCCCCAGGCAGGCACGCTCCTGCTCAGCGAAGCGGAGTCGGCCGGACTGACCGAACCGGACAGCAGCCTCCTGGTCAGCGTCGAAGGCGAACGTGAGAAGATCCTGGTGATTCACACACGCGGCGTCCTGCATGCCGTCAGTTCCCGCTGCACCCACCTGGGCTGCGACGTTCTGTACGACAGGGACGCTGCGATGATCGTCTGCCCCTGCCACAAATCGCAGTATGCCCTGGACGGCAGCAATCTGACGGGCCCCGCCAAACAGCCCCTGCGCCGGTACATCGCCATCCGCCGACAGGGACGCGTGGTCGTCACCCTCTGA
- the coaD gene encoding pantetheine-phosphate adenylyltransferase, giving the protein MGDKFVRAIFPGSFDPITNGHMDVVRRGMKLFDELIIAVGRSPIKNQLFTPAERVEMIAELIEGLPGVSVESFEGLTVEYAARRQASVILRGLRSLTDVQYEFQLAMTNRAVAGIETVFIMTSEQYGFTSSTLIREIASLGGDLANLIPAGVHRRLEGRFSKLRDHHR; this is encoded by the coding sequence ATGGGCGATAAGTTTGTCAGGGCGATCTTCCCCGGTTCGTTCGATCCAATCACCAACGGGCATATGGACGTGGTCCGTCGCGGCATGAAGCTGTTCGACGAGCTGATCATTGCGGTCGGCCGTAGTCCGATCAAGAACCAGCTTTTCACCCCCGCCGAGCGGGTCGAGATGATCGCTGAGCTGATCGAGGGCCTGCCGGGCGTTTCGGTCGAGAGTTTCGAGGGCCTGACGGTGGAATACGCCGCACGACGGCAGGCGTCCGTCATTCTCCGTGGCCTGCGCAGCCTCACCGACGTGCAGTACGAGTTCCAGTTGGCGATGACCAACCGGGCCGTGGCGGGCATCGAGACGGTCTTCATCATGACCAGCGAACAGTATGGGTTCACCAGCTCGACGCTGATCCGCGAAATCGCCTCGCTGGGCGGCGACCTGGCGAACCTCATCCCGGCCGGCGTCCACAGACGCCTGGAGGGCCGGTTCAGCAAGCTGCGGGATCATCACAGGTAG